Proteins found in one Pseudochaenichthys georgianus chromosome 13, fPseGeo1.2, whole genome shotgun sequence genomic segment:
- the LOC117457783 gene encoding extracellular calcium-sensing receptor-like, producing MIGGIFPVFNKEIISTSMFTSEPPGAKCAGFDLRAFRWTQVMIFAIEEINKDPALLPNISLGYRILNSCASPTNTLRAALTLASGTEDTEMNSSCPPAISALIAESGSSQSLAIAGALGPFHVPIVSYFSTCACLSDRAKYPTFFRTIPSDYFQAKALAALVKHFGWQWIGAIQSDNDYGLNGILAFSEEVKKLGVCIAFVGKIKRTYSMDTILEVVEMIKQSTVKVILAFVPEGDFYPLMKEVVKQNITGIQWIASEAWITASRPSTHEIYQAFGGALGFVVNKMAIPKLRQFLTGINPYDDPSDAFVKDFWETIVGCRPVLPGEDAVTDSTNEICKGYETLLNSKNLFFNVTQLRVSYNVYKAVYAVAHALHQLVFCQSVRERSLRPCLNTSEIQPKDVTDHLQRVNVINQFGDNVFFDKNGDPPASYDLINWQLKNGQVQHVTVGHFSSAADKELSIQEERIVWREGKMVPTSVCSNVCPAGTRKAQIKGKPRCCFDCIPCADGTIANSTGRADCTPCTQEYWSNERKDECIPKIVEFLTYQEPMGMALTVVSLLGASLSLASMTVFIRFRETPVIKASNSELSCFLLFSLFLCFLCPLTFIGRPTVWTCMLRHTAFGVTFALCMSCVMGKTIVVVTAFKATFPGNKLAGKFGPVQQRIIVFSCTLIQIVICVLWLKLKPPFPDMVFRYSNKKIVLECNTGSEAAFYAVIGYIGILAMICLVLAFLVRKLPDNFNEAKYITFSMLIFCAVWITFIPAYVSSPGKFTVAVEIFAILSSAFGLLISIFAPKCYILFIKPERNTKKHIMGKNMR from the exons ATGATTGGGGGTATTTTCCCAGTATTCAACAAAGAAATAATAAGCACTTCAATGTTCACGAGCGAGCCACCTGGAGCGAAGTGTGCAGG ATTTGACCTGCGAGCTTTTCGATGGACTCAAGTAATGATATTTGCGATTGAAGAAATAAACAAAGATCCTGCTCTCCTGCCAAACATATCTCTCGGCTATAGGATCCTTAACTCTTGTGCATCTCCCACAAATACTTTACGTGCTGCACTAACACTGGCTAGTGGAACAGAGGACACAGAAATGAATTCATCATGTCCTCCAGCTATATCTGCCCTCATAGCAGAGTCAGGATCATCTCAGTCTTTAGCTATAGCTGGAGCTCTTGGGCCATTTCATGTACCAATa GTGAGTTACTTCTCAACATGTGCCTGTCTGAGTGACAGAGCTAAATACCCAACTTTCTTTCGGACAATCCCCAGCGACTACTTCCAGGCAAAGGCTTTGGCAGCACTGGTGAAACACTTTGGCTGGCAGTGGATTGGTGCCATACAGTCAGACAATGACTACGGGCTAAATGGAATCCTGGCTTTTAGTGAAGAGGTTAAAAAGCTTGGGGTTTGTATTGCATTTGTTGGGAAAATTAAACGTACATACAGTATGGATACAATTCTGGAGGTCGTGGAAATGATCAAGCAGTCGACTGTCAAAGTCATTCTTGCTTTTGTTCCAGAGGGTGACTTTTACCCTCTGATGAAAGAGGTTGTAAAACAGAACATTACAGGAATACAGTGGATTGCCAGCGAGGCCTGGATAACAGCAAGTCGACCATCCACCCATGAAATCTACCAAGCGTTTGGTGGAGCCCTAGGATTTGTTGTGAACAAGATGGCTATTCCAAAACTACGACAATTCCTTACAGGCATTAACCCTTATGATGATCCAAGTGACGCCTTTGTAAAGGATTTCTGGGAGACTATTGTGGGCTGTCGACCTGTTTTACCCGGGGAAGACGCAGTAACTGATTCAACAAATGAAATTTGCAAAGGCTATGAGACATTATTGAATTCCAAGAATTTGTTCTTCAATGTCACACAGCTAAGAGTGTCCTATAATGTGTATAAAGCAGTTTATGCCGTTGCACATGCGCTACATCAGTTGGTATTCTGCCAATCTGTCCGAGAAAGATCACTGAGGCCATGTTTGAATACATCAGAGATTCAGCCCAAAGAT GTCACGGATCACCTTCAAAGGGTGAATGTTATCAATCAGTTTGGGGATAATGTGTTTTTTGATAAGAATGGTGATCCTCCTGCTTCTTATGACCTGATTAACTGGCAGCTGAAAAATGGGCAGGTGCAACATGTCACAGTGGGTCATttttcctctgctgctgataagGAGCTCAGCATTCAGGAGGAAAGAATTGTGTGGAGGGAAGGGAAAATG GTTCCGACGTCTGTGTGCTCTAATGTTTGTCCAGCCGGAACAAGAAAAGCTCAAATAAAAGGAAAACCCCGCTGCTGCTTTGACTGCATTCCATGTGCTGATGGAACTATAGCCAACTCAACAG GTAGAGCTGACTGCACACCCTGTACACAGGAATACTGGTCCAATGAGAGGAAAGATGAGTGCATTCCTAAAATAGTTGAGTTCCTTACATACCAAGAGCCGATGGGAATGGCTTTAACAGTTGTATCCCTGCTTGGGGCCTCCCTGTCGCTGGCTTCCATGACGGTCTTTATCCGCTTCAGAGAGACTCCTGTGATAAAGGCCAGCAACTCTGAGCTGAGCTGTTTCCTgttgttttctctctttttgtgtTTTCTCTGTCCCCTTACTTTCATCGGCAGACCTACAGTCTGGACATGCATGCTGCGCCACACAGCTTTTGGTGTGACGTTTGCACTTTGTATGTCCTGTGTTATGGGAAAAACTATTGTTGTTGTAACAGCTTTTAAAGCCACATTTCCTGGCAACAAATTAGCAGGAAAGTTTGGTCCTGTACAGCAAAGGATCATAGTTTTTTCCTGCACTCTGATTCAGATTGTAATATGTGTGTTGTGGCTTAAGTTAAAACCACCTTTCCCAGACATGGTTTTCAGATACAGCAATAAAAAGATAGTTTTAGAATGTAACACAGGCTCTGAGGCTGCTTTCTATGCAGTGATTGGGTACATAGGGATCCTTGCAATGATTTGTTTGGTCCTGGCATTTCTAGTAAGAAAATTGCCAGATAATTTTAATGAAGCTAAGTATATCACCTTCAGCATGCTGATATTCTGTGCTGTGTGGATCACCTTTATCCCAGCATATGTCAGCTCTCCGGGGAAGTTCACCGTAGCTGTTGAAATATTTGCAATTTTATCCTCAGCATTTGGCCTGTTGATTAGCATTTTTGCTCCTAAATGTTACATACTTTTTATCAAGCCAGAAAGAAATACCAAGAAACATATCATGGGAAAAAATATGAGATAA